Proteins from one Flavobacterium branchiarum genomic window:
- a CDS encoding SemiSWEET family transporter: protein MESKFLKVLGWVATFTAMAMYVSYIPQIQQNLNGHKGDWLQPLVAGVNCTLWVLYGLLKKPRKDWPLAIANMPGIIFGFLTSITALF from the coding sequence ATGGAGTCTAAATTTCTTAAAGTTTTAGGATGGGTAGCTACTTTTACAGCCATGGCAATGTATGTGTCTTATATACCTCAAATTCAACAAAACCTTAATGGACATAAAGGAGATTGGTTACAACCCTTAGTTGCTGGTGTTAACTGTACTTTATGGGTTTTATATGGTTTACTGAAAAAACCACGTAAAGATTGGCCTTTAGCAATTGCGAATATGCCAGGGATTATTTTTGGTTTTTTAACTTCTATTACAGCACTATTTTAA